The sequence CCTGTTTACTGCAGTGATTGTTTCAGACAAAACAAACCACAAGATTCCAGTAATGATAGATATTCACGAGATGACAGAAGCTCAAGATATTCACGAGATGACAGAAGCTCAAGATATTCACGAGATGACAGAAGCTCAAGATATTCACGAGATGACAGAAGCTCAAGATATTCACGAGATGACAGAAGAGGAGAATCTACAACTGTAACCTGTGCTGATTGTGGAACTGAATGTCAAGTTCCATTTGTTCCAAGAACCGACAAACCTGTTTACTGCAGTGATTGTTTCAGACAAAACAAACCACAAGATTCCAGTAATGATAGATATTCACGAGATGACAGAAGCTCAAGATCTTACAATCGTCAAGAATTCACAAGAACTGATTCTAGATCTAAAAAATCTAAAGGTGATAAATTCTTAAAAAAACAAGAGAGTTTCTATTCTGGCGGTTCAGAAAAATTCTATGCAACTCTAAAAGAAAAACTATTTGAAATTTTAGGTGGCAAGTCTTGCTCTAGTTGTGGATTTAAAGATGAAAGAGCTTTAGGAATCAGTCACATATTTGATGATTCCCCAGACAGTCTTGGACGTGGAGGAGCTGCTTCTTCATGGGGAAAATATATTTCTGAACCTGAACTTGCTAAGAAGGATCTTAGAGTTCTTTGCTTGAACTGTAATGAAATAAGACAACCTGTATCAAAACCTAAAGAAAATTCTTCAAAATCTAAACCTAAAAAGAGTAGATATTTTCCTAGATAATCCTAAAATCATTGTTGATAATTTATTAACACTTTAATTATAATTATTTTAGAATCATATCATGAACGGCGATTTTAAAGCACTAGGAATTTCTTTGATAATCATGGTTGGCATAGTGGCACTATATACCGCGTTTGGCTCCTAGATTATTCTTTAACTATTTCTATGGTTAATTCATCAATTTTTGTAGAAATGATTTTGTGTTTTTTTTCAAGTACAGATTGAATAAAATCGGCAAATTTTTCAACACTTTCTTCATCTTTGAACATAATACTGTGAGCTGATTTATCTTTCAGTAAAATAACTAATTCATTTTTTATAATATTCAGAATTGACGTGATGTATGTCTCTTTTCCTTCTTTGATAAAAATAAGACTGCCAAATTTTTGAACTTCATATTTATCATCAAATGTTATGCTAATTTTCATTTATTCTCTAAAAGAAATTCATGTATCTTGTCTTTTGCTTTTTCTCTTTTTTCCTGATGAATTGATAGAAAATCATTAATTTTTTCAATTAAAATTGCTTTTAATTCTCCTGAAAGTAATTTTCCAGATTTATAATCTTCATAAATCGATTTTAATTTATTATCATCTGGTTCAAAAAATATTCTCAAATATTGATATGCGACATCAATATCTGGATTTCCGCCAATCTTTCTATGTTGTTCTATGTCTGGTTGACCTCCAGAAAATGCATGTTTGTTGATTTTCTTCTTTACTGCATTTGGAGAATCCGTTGTGTATATTGTTCCATTATTATCCGAAGCTGACATTTTACCACCTGGACCCTCTAATGCAGGAATCATTATGTTATGAATTAATGCTGGTTTTTGTTTTCCAATCTTTGGTGCAATATCTCGTGTTAATCTAAAGTGAGGATCCTGATCTACTCCTAATGGAATTAAAACTGGTTTGTCCTCAATAAAACATGGTGCAGATTGTAAGGCTGTATAAAAAATCATTCCAATATTTGTTTCATTTGTAAATCCAAATGTTGCTTTTGTATTAGAAAAATTAATTTTCTTTGCAACCTGAGCTGCAATTGGATACAGTGTTTGAATGTTTTTTGTATTGATAATGATTTTTGTTTTATCTGATTTGAAACCTAACGCAATAAAGTCAAGAGCATTTTCATAAGCAAACTTATTCGTCTCCTCTAAAGTGAGATTAGGTTTTGAAAAAAATTTTTCGTCATCTGTAAGCTGAAAATACATATTAACATCAAATTTTTCTTGAAGCCATTTTGAAAAAACCCATGGAACCAGATGTCCAATATGTGTATGACCTGAAGGACCCCTTCCAGTGTATAGAAAGAATTTCTGCCCTTTCTGATAATCATCCAAAATCCTATTCATTTCTCTATGAGAGAAAAAAATACCTCGCCTGAGCATAAAATGATCCTCTCCAACTACAGTCTTGATTCTTCCTAGTAACTCTGATGAAATTCTTTCAGTTCCAAATTTCTTGATTAATTTATCATAATCTATATCTCCTTCAACATGCCAAGGAGTCACAATAAAGTCATCAGCTGACATTCAATTTGACTTAGGTTAAGGTTTAAAAAGTCTTTTTCGAACTTTCTGCTGTTGTCGCAAGTTTTTCATGAAATTGAAAAAAAAATTATCACTTCGTTAAAAGACAATCCAAAACAAACAATGGAAAAACTTGAGAAATCAACCAATCTCTCTTCTGATCAAATAAGACGTGGAGTTGAGTGGCTCAAACTAAAAGAATTGGCAAATGTAGTTGAATCAACAACTAGTATATTTTCACTTGGGAAAAATGGTCTTGAGGCATTTGAGAAAGGACTTCCTGAAAGAAGATTGCTAAACCTGTTAAAAGATGGTCCAAAAACAATGCAAGACCTGCAAAAGGAACTTGGTTCAATTTTTGGTCCAGCAATGGGTCTTGCAAGAAAAAATAATTGGATTGAAACTAATGAAAAAATATCTCTGAAACACTCTCCAGTAGAACTACCGGGAGAGAAAACGCTTAAAAAAATTGGAAATGGCAAACAACCAAAAAATGAAATTGATGTTGTTGATTTATCTAGTCTTTTGAAAAGACCTGACTTTCTTATCGAAGATGTTCAAAAATCAAAAGAAATCTCACTAACTGACCATGCAAAATCAATTGCAATTTCAGAATCTGTTGGTGCAATTGACGTAGAAGCCGAGGCTCCTCCGATTTTTGCTGCAAGGACTCATCCACTCAAAGACACCATTGATGAAATCCGTGAAATCTTTGTGACTCTAGGATTTTCTGAAATTGTCGGTAGTATGTCTCAGTCTAGCTTTTGGAATTTTGATGCACTGTTTACACCACAGGATCACCCTGCCCGAGAATTACAAGATACATTCTATCTTGACGGGATCTCTGCAAAAAAGATTGGGACGCCTGAACAAATCAAAAATGTTTCAGCATCTCACAAGAAGAACTGGAGATATCTCTGGGATATCAACGAAGCAAGAAAGATGGTTCTTCGAACCCACACAACATGTGTTACAATCAAACATCTGGCAGAAACAAAACCTGATGAGGCAAGAGTATTCTCAGTTGGCCGTGTATTTAGAAACGAAAAGGTAAGCTATAAGCATCTTGTAGAATTTAATCAGATTGAAGGTGTTGTTGTTGGAAAAAATGCAACACTACGTGATTTGATGGGAATTCAAAGAGAATTTTATAAAAGAATTGGAATTACAAAAATTAAATTCTGGCCAACATTTTTTCCATACACTGAACCATCATTACAAACAATGGTGTATAACGATAGGTTGGGAAAGTGGGTTGAGTTATTTGGAATGGGAATCTTTAGACCTGAAGTTACAAAACCTCTTGGAATAAACAAACCTGTCTTGGCATGGGGCGGTGGAATTGAGCGAATTGCTATGCTAAAGTATGGTCTAGATGATGTCCGTGAATTTTACAACAACAACCTAAACTGGTTAAGGAGTGTAAACAAATGCCAGTAGTTGAAATTTCATATTCTAATCTGCAAAAACTGATTGGAAAGTCATCAAAAAAACAAATCTCTGAATCATTACCCTTTCTTGGTCTAGATGTTGAATCTGAAGAGGGTGATTTAGTTAGAGTTGAATACAGTCCAAACAGACCAGACTATTCGACTGATTTTGGAATTGCTCTTGGAATGCAGGGATTACTTGGAGTAAAAACCGGTGCAATTAAACTAAATATAAAAAAATCAAATTATTCAATCAAGGTAAATTCCACAGTATCAAAAATAAGACCATTTGTTACAGGAATTATTGCAAAAAACGGCAAAATTGATGACAAATTTATCAAGAAGCTAATGGCAATGCAAGAGGACCTTCACTTTGGAATTGGTCGAAAAAGAAAAAAGTCATCAATTGGAATACATGATCTAGACAAAATTTCATTTCCTTTAACATATACGACCACAAACAAAACTCATTCTTTCATTCCTCTAACAGCTACAAGTAAAATGAGCATATCTGAGATTCTAGAAAAAACAGTTGTTGGAAAAGACTATGGGAATTTGCTTAGAAATTCTTCTCAGGTCCCAATAATCTTGGATTCAAATTCTGATACTGTATCATTTCCACCAATAATAAACGCCGCCGTTACAACTATCACTCCTAAATCAAAGAATCTCTTTGTTGAAGTTACTGGAATCAATAAAAATGATGCAGAAGATATGCTGTCTATTGTTGCAACAATTCTTCAAAGCGCAGGATTTTCTTTGTATGGTGTAAAGATTACAGGAGCAAACAATTCATCACCCAAATTAGGATTAAGAAAAATTACAATATCTCCTAATTTGATTACTGACACTTTGGGTCTTTCATTGAGTTCTTCAAAAATAATATCAGCATTGAAAAAATCTCGATTAGATGCAGTATCTAAAGGAAATAATATTATCTGTACAATTCCTGCATATCGATTTGATATATTTGGTCCTATGGATTTAGTCGAAGAAGTTGCCTTAGGTTATGGAATACAAAACTTGGAGCCCATACTTTCTCCATCACAAACAATTGGTCAAACAAATCTAATTTCTGACAAACTAAAATCTTTATCACTAACTGTCGTAGGATTGGGTTATCTTGAAGTTCTCAACTCAAGCTTGACTAGCAAGCGAATCTTGTATGAAATGACAAACAGAGAATCAAAGAAAATAATTTCTGTACTTGACTCAAAAAGTCAAGAGCATACCATTCTACGAAACTCTATCTTACCAGGTTTAATTGAAAATTTATCTAGGAACATTCATGCAGTATATCCTCAAAAATTATTTGAAACTGGAACTATATTTTCAGATGATAATGTGATTGATGAAAAGGTAAGCTTTGCTGGAATCAGCGCACATCAAGATGCAAACTTTACAGAGATTAAATCTGTTTTACAATCTGTACTAAGAACTGCATTTAATTTTGAAATTGAAACAAAAACTTTTGAAGATCCAATCTTTGAAAATGGTCGTTCAGCAGCAGTTTTTGTAAATGGTAAACAAGTGGGAGTTATTGGTGAAATTAGTTCCAAAACAATTGAAAACTATAAGATTCGTGTTCCAGCAGTAGGCTTTGAAATTGTATTGTCTGGATTTGTTTTTTAAGTGATTTTAGGCCTAATCATATGGATTTGATCTCTATAGTTTTTAGTATAGTTTGACTTTATGTCTATTGCCCGAGAGCAAGCATACAGACGGATTAGGATGAGATGATCGTTATGATACCAGTGATTTCTAATTCACCCAGGTATGCTACATTATGGGCAACCCCGGTTTCAGAACGCGAGGAGGCTTATGGCTATACCCATGATTTTGTGCGAGTCAGAACCGGGGAACAATCCTCTTTCAAAAACGATAAAACATCCCTTGACAAAGAAAAATGAAATGGTAAACTATTGGTTAGCAAAGCAAGAGCCAAGTGGTCCAAGGGGATATAATTTTGAACAGTTAAAAAAAGAAAAATCAACTGTATGGGATGGCGTTCACAATAATCTGGCATTAAAACATATGCGAGAAATGAAACCTGGTGATCTAGCATTATTTTATCATACAGGGGATGAACGACAAGCTGTTGGAATAATGCAAATCACTTCAAAACCGTATTCTAATCCAAAAGAAGATGTTGAACGTTTCATTGTTGTTGATGTAAAATATAAAAAATCATTGAAAAATCCAGTAACTCTTGATGAAATGAAGAAAAATAAAAAATTCAAAGATTGGGAACTTCTTCGAATCTCAAGGCTATCTGTCATGCCAGTGCCAAAACCCATCTGGGATGAAATTTTAAAGATGTCTCAAGGCTAACAAAAAACGGTTTATTGATATAGTCGACTTATCTCATAAAAAATATGGCAACAGCTTATGTTTTAATAAACTGTGAACTAGGTTCTGAGGAAGCTATTATTCAGCAACTCAAAGGCTTAGAAGGTGTAAAAGAAGTTCATGGAACTTTTGGTGCATATGATATTTTGGCCAAAATTGAATCTGATACTGTAGAAAAACTAAGAGAAACAATCACCTGGAAGATCAGAAAAATTGAAAAGATTCGTTCAACTCTTACCCTAATGGGTATTGAAGGCCAAACATAAACACCCTTTTTTCTTATTATGATTTTACATTTTATTTTTGTCATAAAAGAAGAAGATCGTGAAAAACGAAAATTCGAGTTTGAATATATTAAGAAAATGGGTCAATTTTACAAAGTATGGATTAAAGAAAAATTTGGACGAGATTATGAAATTCAATGTGATGAATTGATTACGACACCAAGAAGTATTCTTCAAAGACTAGATATTCCTACATTTATCCGTGATCATGAACAAAGAGGAAAAGACATTTATCATTTTTACCTAACACATTTCAAACCACTGTGGACTGATTGTACTTGTGATGGATATAATGCAGAAAATTTCGGATTGGTATATTGGCAACCACTTCAAGGAAATGATACATTATTTCTTGCAGAGAAAAATTGTACCAGTGTATCTCATGTTTTACTTCATGAGTTTTTACGACTTCTTGGACACAAAAAATTCATACAAGAAGTCCATGATATTTGGACAAAACATCTCTTTGAACAATTAGAGTTTGAACAATACGGTGAAGACTTTCAAAAAACTGACGATAAACCTATGTTTCTAACAATGGATACTTCTCAATTAAATTTGTAAATATTTTTTAAATTAACACTTTGTTACAGAATAAATATTATTTTCAAAGTTAGCTGTTTTGAAATCTAATTTATTTTCAGGATCATTTGTTCTTGATTTACTCAAGTTCTCAAGTTCTACTAATGCATCTCCTCTAAATCCAACTGAAGAACCATAAATTGCATCAGCTAACATTGTTCCATGATCTCCTTTTTTAATATCATCAACCATATCGTAAAATCTAATGGTTTCTTTTTTGTTAACAGGATTGCCTGTTGCTTTGTTATATGCAACTGAAATATACATTCCATTATTTTTTACTGCAACAGGAATCTTGTGATTTTTTCCTGATGCGCCAGGAATTGTTTCATTAACCAAAACCTCACATTTATGATACATACTAGAAACATATGCATAGAATCTATACTGTGCATATTTTCCAGCGCTATCTTCCTCACAACCAACAAAAACTTTGTGTAATAATTCTAAAGCATCATCATTCATACTTTGTAATCTGTCATCAATTCTACCTCTTTCAAGCAGATCTGATTTACATTCTTTAGCAATTAAAACTAGAATAAAATCAGGCAGATTGTAATTCTTTAATGCAGCAACAAACGCCCCTGCCTGTGACATTCCAAATTTTGGAAAACCCTTATTGACCATATTTACAATTCACCTCAAAAAACATACTACTCCCCAACAATGAAATAAAACATGCTTTTCGCTTATAATTGTTAAGGAATTTTTGCGCCTATTTCATCATTTTTAATTAATTTTCAATTGTAAATATTAAATTCAGGAAAAACTCCATGTTTTTTGTGAACATAGATACTACTCCTGAACTTGTTTCAAATGTTTATTCAAAAATAAAAGAAAATATTGCAAAATATAGAAAAGTTGTAGGAAAACCTCTAACACTTACTGAGAAAATTTTATCTGGACATCTTTATGAAATTCCTGACAATACTATTGCTGGTGGAAAAGATTATGTTTTTCTAAAACCTGATCGAGTTGCATTACAAGATGTCACAGGTCAAATGGTGATGCTTCAATTTATGCAGGCCGGATTAAAACAGTCAGCTTTACCAACAACTGTTCACTGTGATCATCTGATACGAGCTGAAGTTCAAGGTGATGTTGACATGAAGGTTTCTCTTGATGAAAATAGTGAAGTTTTCAAATTTTTACAATCAGCTGCTGCGAAACATGGATGTGGCTTTTGGAAACCCGGTGCTGGAATCATACATCAGGTAGTTCTTGAAAATTATGCATTTCCAGGCGGATTAATGATTGGTACAGATTCGCATACTCCGAATGCTGGAGGATTGGGAATGATTGCAGTTGGTGTAGGTGGATTGGATGCAGCTGAAACAATGGCGGGATTGCCTTGGGAATTACTTTATCCAAAAAAAATTGGTGTTAAATTAACTGGGGAACTAAATGGGTGGACAGCACCTAAAGATATTATCTTAAAAGTAGCTGAAGAACTAACTGTCTCTGGAGGAACTAATTCAATTGTTGAATATTTTGGTCCTGGTACAAAATCTATCAGTTGTACTGGAAAAGCCACTATTACAAATATGGGTGCGGAAATTGGAGCGACTTGTTCAATTTTTCCATATGATGAAAGAATGGAAACTTATCTAAAATATACAAACAGAGAAAAAATTGCTGAACTAGCAAATCAAAATAAAGAATTACTTGTTGCTGATCCTGAAATTGAATCCAATCCGGAAAACTTTTTTGATCAAATAATTGAAATTAATCTTTCTGCATTGGAGCCTCATATTGTTGGCCCTCATACTCCTGATTTAGCAAGATCAATTTCCGAATTAGGCAATGATGTAAAATCAAATGATTACATTGATCCAATATCTGTCGCACTAATTGGAAGTTGTACAAATTCCTCTTACGAAGATATGTCTAGAGTTGCAAGTATTGCAAAACAAGCAAAAGAAAAAGGAATCAAATCAAAAATTCCGCTATTAATTACACCTGGTTCTGAACAGATTCGTGGAACTATTGAACGAGATGGTCAAATGGATTCTCTTAAAGAAATTGGTGCAACCGTTCTAGCAAATGCATGCGGTCCATGTATTGGACAATGGAATAGGCCTGAATTAAAAAATGAAGAAAAAAATACTATCGTTACTACATTCAACAGAAACTTTCCAGGAAGAAATGATGGACGCAGAAACACACTGAACTTTATCGGCAGCCCGGAAATGATTATTGCTCTTGCATTGGGAGGACGATTGTCGTTTAATCCTCTCAAAGATGACCTCATCGCAGCCGACGGAACAAAATTCAAACTAGATCCTCCAAAACCTGCACCAGAAGTTCCTGAAAATGGATTTAAGATTCCTGAAGGAATTTTTATTGCACCTCCTGAAAATTCAGATGATATCGAAGTAATTATTGATCCTAATAGTAAAAGATTGCAACTCTTAGAACCCTTTTCAAAATGGAATGGACAAGACTTTGTAGATTTACCAATATTGGTAAAAGCTAAAGGAAAATGTACAACTGACCATATTTCTCCTGCTGGAGCGTGGTTATCTCTTAGGGGTCATTTAGATAATCTCAGTGATAACATGCTTCTGGGAGCCGTTAATGCCTTTAATGACGAAGTAGGTAAAGGTAAGAACATTCTCAATAACCAACTTGAATCATTTTCAAAAATTGCAAGACAGTTCAAAGAAAAACAAATGAGATGGGTGATAATAGGTGATAATAATTACGGAGAAGGTAGTAGTAGAGAACATGCTGCAATGTCTCCTAGATATCTGGGATGTGCAGCAGTAATCACCAAGAGCTTTGCTAGAATTCACGAAACAAATTTGAAAAAACAAGGAATTTTGGCACTTACATTTAGTAATTCTGATGATTATGAAAAAATTCTAGAAGATGATAAAATTAGTCTTCTTAAATTAAATGAGTTGGAACCACATAAACAAGTAAAATGTATTATTTCTCATAATGATGGAAATACAGATGAAATTTTACTAAACCATTCGTACAATAAATCTCAGATTGAATGGTTCAAAGCTGGTTCTGCACTAAATGTTCTAAGAAACAGATGATGAAATTTTACGTGGGGTCGGACCCAGTGGACCGGATAGGATTCACATACATTTTGGGGATGAAATGGATGCAGATAGCCTCAAATCCATCTTTTCCAAAAAATGATTGGACAAAATGAAATTTAATCTAAGAAAATTTGGGCTGGTTCTAGGGCCAGTACTATTTTTTCTAATCCTATTTATGCCCACACCAGATGGAATGTCCGATGCGGCAAAAGGAGTTTTTGCAATTTCTGTATGGATGATTGTTTGGTGGATTACAGAAGCTATTCCAATTTATGCCACTGCATTACTACCTATGGGATTAATTCCGATACTTGGAATATTGCCATTAAAAGAGATTGCAGCAGAATACATGCACCCAATTATTGTCTTATTACTTGGAATGTTCATGATAGCACTAGCAATTGAAAAATCTGGCTTGCATAAAAAAATTGCATTTGAATTAATATCTGTATTCGGATATTCTCCAAAGAAAATTGTATGGGGATTTATGATTACAACAGCGTTAATCTCTACGGTAGTTATGAGCACTACCGTTGTTTTGATATTACTTCCAATCACAGGAGTAATCCTAGCAGCATTATCTAAAACAAATTATGTCACAACAAAATTCAAAGTAATCTTCATGTTATCTATCGCATATTCATCATCAATTGGCAGTGTAGCAACTTTGATTGGGGCACCGCCAAATTTGCTTTATGCTGCAACAGTAATGGAGATGTTTGCCCACAAAGTTACATTTGCAGAATGGTCCATGCTTGGAGTCCCGCTTTCAGTCTCAATGTTGGTTCTTTGTGGACTGTACATGACCACCCAAATTGGAAAAAGTAATTTTGAGACAACATCTGAAATCAAAAGAACATTACTTTTAGAAAAATCCAAAATTGGAAAAATTACAATGGAGCAAAAAACAGTGCTTGCCGTATTGTTGGGAGTGATGGTTTTGATGTTTACTATGCCTTTATGGCAGCCTGAGAATTCTTTTATTACAAATTCAGTAATTGCTATTTTGGGCGGGATCTCCCTCTTTGTTTTGCCAAAAACCCGTTCTGAAAGTTTAATGAATTGGGCTGGAATTGAAAGACTTCCCTATGGACTATTATTCTTACTTGGTGGAGGATTTGCATTATCTTTAGCATTTGTGGATTCTGGATTGGCTAATTGGATTGCTCATGCTCTTGCATTTGTTGGAGACTATCCATTTGAGTTAGTAATTCTTGTGCTAGTTGCAATGATCATGTTTCTAACAAATGTCAAATCAAATACAGCTACTGCTGCAATTTTCATTCCAATAGTTGGAACAATGGCCATGCTAAATAACTGGACTCCGCTGCCTGTTTTGTTTGCAATAACTGTTGCAACATCATTTGCGTTTCTATTACCAATGGGAACACCACCAAATGCCCTAATCTATGAAAAAGCACAGATTCCAATCAAGGCAATGGTAAAACATGGTATGGTTCTCAACATGATGGCAATTGGATTGATTACAACATTCACAATTCTTGTTTCATCAAAAATTCTAATCTAAAAACAACTGGTAGGAATCACTTCTGGTGTTGATCTTTTCTGGTAATTCTTCAATTTGCTTGATTACAGTTTTGGGTTTGGTCGTCACGTATCAATGATTATGTGAATCAAGTATATGAACTCGATAGGAACGTGGGGCCGACCGGAATCGAACCGGCGACCTACGGGTCACTACAGCTCCAAACTTACATCATCCGTGAGTCAGTTTAGCTTAGTTAACCTTTGGAGCCCTTAGCGGTGATCTTTTTCGTAGACACTGTCGCCCTACCAGGCTAGGCTACGACCCCACAAACAAGAATGAAAAAGACTTGAATTTTAAGTTATTTTTAACCAAGATTTATTTGCAATCAACATCAATTTGTAATTGTTAGTTTATCATGATAAAACCAATTTACTTTGCATTAGGCGCAATTCCTGTAATTGTGGCACTTTTAATTTCAGTTCCACTACTTACAAAAAATGAAATTCCTATATCTGCTGCACATTCTTTTGATAAAATTGATATTGAATACACAAAACACCAATTAAAGAAAATATCATATGGGATTACGGAGCGAGTTGGAGCGCAAAAAACAGAAATTCTTTCTATAAAAAATGATGGTGATATCAAGTATTCTGTAACAGAACATGGATACATCCAACCTGATATTCGTTCAAAACTAGATAAAGAAAAACTGGATAAACTAAAAGCCTTGATCAAAGAAACTGGTTTTATTGCAATTCCTTCTGAATCATTTTCAATACTAGAAAATGTAACCGAGTATCAAAAATCAAATGTGAAAATTACTCTCAATGGACATGTAAATCAAATTCATTGGCCTGAACAGAACGCAACATCTGATTTTATTCCTCCGATAATTACTATGGTTGAATCAGAACTTGATCAGATCATTTCTAAAATTGGTGAATAGGTACAAATAGTCTTTAGTGAAAATTAGAATATGCTTCCATTATCTGGTGAACGACTTGATGCTAAAGGGATAATCTCAGATAAAATAAACTCCGTTAACACTTTACGTGGTTCATCCACTGTTAAACGTGGTTTTGCTCATATGCTAAAAAATGGAGTAGTAATGGATGTTACAACTGTAGAACAAGCTCAAATTGCAGAGGAAGCTGGAGCAGTATCTGTTATGGTTTTGGATAAACTTCCATCCGAAGTTAGAAAAGCCGGTGGGGTTGCACGAACTGCAAGTATTAGAATTATTGAAGAAATAATGGATTCTGTAACAATTCCTGTAATGGCAAAATGTAGAATTGGCCATGTCAATGAAGCATTAGTTCTTCAGGAAACTGATGTTGATATGATAGATGAATCAGAAGTTCTAACTCCTGCTGATGAATTTCATCATATTTGGAAATGGGATTTTACAACACCTGTTGTCAATGGTGCTAGATCTTTGGCTGAAGCCTTAAGGAGAATTGAAGAAGGCGCATCAATGATTAGAACAAAAGGCGAACCTGGAACTGGAAATGTTGCAGAAGCTGTTACTCATATTAAAAAAGTCAATGATGAATTAAGAACAATTAAAGCAATTTATGATTCTGGAGATAATCAAGATTTAGTTAGAATTGCAAGAGAATTCAAAGTATCTTATGATATTGTTCAACAAACTGCAAAACTTGGCAGATTGCCGGTTGTAAATTTTGCAGCTGGTGGAATTGCAACTCCTGCTGATGCTGCATATTTGATGTCTCTTGGATGTGATGGAATTTTTGTAGGTTCTGGAATTTTTAATGCAGATGATGCAAAAGAAAGAGCAAGAGCAATAGTTTTAGCTACCACTTTTTGGAATGAATCTGATAAAGTCAAAGAAGCTCAAAAAATGATAGATGAAAGACAATCTATGATAGGCTTGGATGTCAAAACATTAGAATTACGTATGCAAGATCGTGGAGGCTCATCATGAGTCTAAATGTAGGTGTTTTATCTATACAAGGTGATGTTCAAGAAAATCTTTTGTCAGTAAAAGCTGCAATAGATGAATTAGGAATAGATGGTAAAGTAATTGGTGTTAAAACACCTGAAGAAATATCAAAATTAGACGGCTTGATAATTCCTGGTGGTGAAAGTACTACTATTGGCCAACTTTCTTTGGTAAATGGTTCACTAAAGGTTCTAAAAGAAAAAATTGAAAATGGGATGCCTGTGCTTGGAATTTGTGCTGGAATGATTATACTATCAAATTCTGCAAGTGATCGAATTATTGGTAAAACTGATCAACCTCTTTTGAATATTCTTGATATTAAATTAGAGCGAAATTCTTTTGGACGGCAAAAAGAATCTTTTGAAGCTGATGTATCTTTAGATTCAATAGGCATTCCAAAATTCACTGGTGTGTTTATCAGAGCTCCCTCTGTTTCTGATGTTGGATCTGATGTAGAAATTCTATCAAAAT comes from Nitrosopumilus sp. and encodes:
- a CDS encoding CxxC-x17-CxxC domain-containing protein, coding for MELYKSKYSDKKDSRRTSKRENGPSRSFRNSSNDRSSRYSRDDRRGESTTVTCADCGTECQVPFVPRTDKPVYCSDCFRQNKPQDSSNDRYSRDDRSSRYSRDDRSSRYSRDDRSSRYSRDDRSSRYSRDDRRGESTTVTCADCGTECQVPFVPRTDKPVYCSDCFRQNKPQDSSNDRYSRDDRSSRSYNRQEFTRTDSRSKKSKGDKFLKKQESFYSGGSEKFYATLKEKLFEILGGKSCSSCGFKDERALGISHIFDDSPDSLGRGGAASSWGKYISEPELAKKDLRVLCLNCNEIRQPVSKPKENSSKSKPKKSRYFPR
- a CDS encoding tryptophan--tRNA ligase — its product is MSADDFIVTPWHVEGDIDYDKLIKKFGTERISSELLGRIKTVVGEDHFMLRRGIFFSHREMNRILDDYQKGQKFFLYTGRGPSGHTHIGHLVPWVFSKWLQEKFDVNMYFQLTDDEKFFSKPNLTLEETNKFAYENALDFIALGFKSDKTKIIINTKNIQTLYPIAAQVAKKINFSNTKATFGFTNETNIGMIFYTALQSAPCFIEDKPVLIPLGVDQDPHFRLTRDIAPKIGKQKPALIHNIMIPALEGPGGKMSASDNNGTIYTTDSPNAVKKKINKHAFSGGQPDIEQHRKIGGNPDIDVAYQYLRIFFEPDDNKLKSIYEDYKSGKLLSGELKAILIEKINDFLSIHQEKREKAKDKIHEFLLENK
- a CDS encoding phenylalanine--tRNA ligase subunit alpha, which encodes MSQVFHEIEKKIITSLKDNPKQTMEKLEKSTNLSSDQIRRGVEWLKLKELANVVESTTSIFSLGKNGLEAFEKGLPERRLLNLLKDGPKTMQDLQKELGSIFGPAMGLARKNNWIETNEKISLKHSPVELPGEKTLKKIGNGKQPKNEIDVVDLSSLLKRPDFLIEDVQKSKEISLTDHAKSIAISESVGAIDVEAEAPPIFAARTHPLKDTIDEIREIFVTLGFSEIVGSMSQSSFWNFDALFTPQDHPARELQDTFYLDGISAKKIGTPEQIKNVSASHKKNWRYLWDINEARKMVLRTHTTCVTIKHLAETKPDEARVFSVGRVFRNEKVSYKHLVEFNQIEGVVVGKNATLRDLMGIQREFYKRIGITKIKFWPTFFPYTEPSLQTMVYNDRLGKWVELFGMGIFRPEVTKPLGINKPVLAWGGGIERIAMLKYGLDDVREFYNNNLNWLRSVNKCQ
- the pheT gene encoding phenylalanine--tRNA ligase subunit beta, whose amino-acid sequence is MPVVEISYSNLQKLIGKSSKKQISESLPFLGLDVESEEGDLVRVEYSPNRPDYSTDFGIALGMQGLLGVKTGAIKLNIKKSNYSIKVNSTVSKIRPFVTGIIAKNGKIDDKFIKKLMAMQEDLHFGIGRKRKKSSIGIHDLDKISFPLTYTTTNKTHSFIPLTATSKMSISEILEKTVVGKDYGNLLRNSSQVPIILDSNSDTVSFPPIINAAVTTITPKSKNLFVEVTGINKNDAEDMLSIVATILQSAGFSLYGVKITGANNSSPKLGLRKITISPNLITDTLGLSLSSSKIISALKKSRLDAVSKGNNIICTIPAYRFDIFGPMDLVEEVALGYGIQNLEPILSPSQTIGQTNLISDKLKSLSLTVVGLGYLEVLNSSLTSKRILYEMTNRESKKIISVLDSKSQEHTILRNSILPGLIENLSRNIHAVYPQKLFETGTIFSDDNVIDEKVSFAGISAHQDANFTEIKSVLQSVLRTAFNFEIETKTFEDPIFENGRSAAVFVNGKQVGVIGEISSKTIENYKIRVPAVGFEIVLSGFVF
- a CDS encoding EVE domain-containing protein, translating into MVNYWLAKQEPSGPRGYNFEQLKKEKSTVWDGVHNNLALKHMREMKPGDLALFYHTGDERQAVGIMQITSKPYSNPKEDVERFIVVDVKYKKSLKNPVTLDEMKKNKKFKDWELLRISRLSVMPVPKPIWDEILKMSQG
- a CDS encoding Lrp/AsnC ligand binding domain-containing protein; protein product: MATAYVLINCELGSEEAIIQQLKGLEGVKEVHGTFGAYDILAKIESDTVEKLRETITWKIRKIEKIRSTLTLMGIEGQT